The proteins below are encoded in one region of Saccopteryx leptura isolate mSacLep1 chromosome 1, mSacLep1_pri_phased_curated, whole genome shotgun sequence:
- the PTPRC gene encoding receptor-type tyrosine-protein phosphatase C isoform X5 yields the protein MTMSLWLKLLGCVFLARVTFGQGNNASTITPAATEPKPTCEEKFKNITVTYHYDNGTASFTAKLNVDDEVTCNKKCVNKTLSGLKECQNVSVDVSHASCRPPFKPLTLFVPPGPANFHLQDCVKDEEANTSICLSWEGNTPLSCARTIEYNHQCGSNSSTVKQFKLEDCTPKTTYNCTSKVFYDDYEVTSETRHFETDFGTPGNVRDLTCQNRSADKGKVTWTPPQNPQNDPLNFTLCYLSSSLPDKKCSNLTGTQYDLQDLEPFTLYKVLVHAYVIGRVLREGDDEFCNLTTNAAAPSQVNNLQVFLKSDNCMRVICDPPTFYRGPKTGDYKLEVKIGETVVKKDSKKTCEFNVDELQYSTSYNFEVYYYNGHFLGQSARDSKATTYNSKAVITFLIFLIVVTSVALLIVLYKIYDLRKKRSSNLDEQQELVVREDERQLMNVEPIHADVLLETYKRKIADEGRLFLAEFQSIPRVFSKFSIKEARKSFNQNKNRYVDILPYDYNRVELSEINGDPGSNYINASYIDGFKEPRKYIAAQGPRDETVDDFWRMIWEQKATVIVMVTRCEEGNRNKCAEYWPCMEEGTREYSDVIVKISEHKTCPDYVIQKFNIAHKKEKTSRREVTHIQFTSWPDHGVPDDPHLLLKLRRRVNAFSNFFSGPILVHCSAGVGRTGTYIGIDAMLECLEAESRVDVYGYVVKLRRQRCLMVQVEAQYILIHQALVEYNQFGETEVSLSELHPYLSNMKKRDPPSEPSPLEAEFQRLPSYRSWRTQHIGNQEENKSKNRSSSIIPYDFNRVQLKHELDVSKESEHDSDESSDDDSDTEETSKYINASFIASYWKPEVMIAAQGPLKETIGDFWQMIFQRKVKVIVMLTELKNGDQEACAQYWDEGKQTFGDVEVELKNTSVSSVYTLRAFELSHSKRKEPRMVYQYQYSHWKAEELPTEPKELVSMIQDLKQKLPSRNSTEGSKHHKAVPLLVHCRDGSQQTGIFCALLNLLESAETEDVVDVFQVVKSLRKARPGMVSTFEQYQFLYDVIVSTYPAQNGQVKKSSNQEDKVEFDNEVDRAKQEANCVSPLGAQGGSKEEEGLKPTTGPDGAEHSANGPASPAMTQTA from the exons GTCCTGCCAATTTCCATTTACAGGATTGTGTGAAGGATGAGGAAGCAAACACTTCTATTTGTTTAAGTTGGGAGGGAAATACACCACTCTCTTGTGCTCGAACAATTGAGTACAATCATCAGTGTG GTAGCAATAGTTCAACTGTTAAGCAATTTAAACTAGAAGACTGTACACCCAAAACTACTTATAACTGTACTTCAAAAGTATTCTATGATGACTATGAAGTTACTAGTGAAACTAGACATTTTGAAACAGATTTTGGAA ctCCGGGAAATGTTCGGGACCTTACCTGTCAGAATAGAAGTGCAGATAAAGGAAAGGTTACCTGGACACCCCCTCAGAACCCTCAGAATGATCCTCTTAACTTTACTCTTTGTTATCTATCTAGTTCTCTACCAG ataAAAAATGCAGCAATCTAACTGGAACCCAATATGATTTGCAAGATTTGGAACCTTTTACGTTGTATAAAGTCTTAGTACATGCCTATGTTATCGGAAGAGTGCTACGTGAAGGGGATGATGAATTCTGTAACTTGACAACAAATGCAGCAG CACCAAGCCAGGTCAATAACTTGCAGGTTTTCCTGAAGTCAGATAACTGTATGAGAGTGATTTGTGACCCTCCTACGTTCTACCGTGGCCCCAAGACCGGCGATTACAAATTGGAAGTCAAAATTGGAGAGACTGTGGTTAAAAAGGACTCCAAGAAAACGTGTGAATTTAATGTGGATGAGCTTCAATATTCAACATCATATAACTTTGAG GTCTATTACTACAATGGACATTTTCTTGGACAGTCAGCTCGTGATTCTAAAGCAACAACTT ataATTCTAAAGCTGTGATTACATTCCTGATATTCCTGATTGTTGTGACATCAGTTGCCCTACTCATTGTTCTCTATAAAATCTATGACTTGCGTAAGAAAAGATCCAG CAATTTGGATGAACAGCAGGAACTAGTTGTAAGGG AGGATGAGAGACAGCTCATGAACGTGGAGCCCATCCATGCGGACGTTTTGCTGGAAACTTACAAGAGGAAGATCGCTGATGAAGGGAGACTTTTCCTGGCTGAATTTCAG AGCATTCCCCGGGTGTTCAGCAAGTTCTCTATCAAAGAGGCTCGGAAATCCTTTAACCAGAACAAGAACCGTTACGTTGACATCCTTCCTT ATGATTACAACCGCGTTGAGCTGTCTGAGATAAATGGAGACCCGGGATCCAACTACATCAATGCCAGTTACATTGAC GGTTTCAAAGAACCCAGGAAGTACATTGCGGCACAAG GTCCCAGGGATGAAACGGTGGATGATTTCTGGAGGATGATCTGGGAACAGAAGGCCACAGTCATTGTCATGGTCACTCGATGTGAAGAAGGGAACAGG aaCAAGTGTGCAGAATACTGGCCGTGCATGGAGGAAGGCACCCGGGAATACAGCGATGTCATCGTGAAGATTAGTGAGCACAAGACATGCCCAGACTACGTCATCCAGAAGTTTAACATTGCACAC aaaaaagaaaagaccagcAGGAGAGAGGTGACGCACATTCAGTTCACCAGCTGGCCGGACCACGGGGTGCCTGACGACCCCCACCTGCTTCTCAAGCTGCGCAGGCGAGTGAACGCCTTCAGCAACTTCTTCAGCGGCCCCATTTTGGTGCACTGCAG CGCTGGCGTGGGGCGCACGGGCACCTACATCGGCATCGACGCCATGCTGGAGTGCCTGGAGGCCGAGAGCAGGGTGGACGTGTATGGCTACGTGGTCAAGCTCCGTCGGCAGAGGTGCCTGATGGTCCAGGTGGAG GCACAGTACATCCTGATCCATCAGGCCTTGGTAGAATACAACCAGTTTGGGGAGACGGAAGTGAGCTTGTCTGAACTGCACCCGTATCTCTCCAACATGAAGAAGAGGGACCCCCCCAGTGAGCCTTCACCACTGGAGGCTGAATTCCAG AGACTTCCTTCGTATCGAAGCTGGAGGACACAGCACATCGGaaaccaagaagaaaataaaagtaaaaacaggaGTTCCTCCATCATTCCGT ACGACTTTAACAGAGTGCAGCTTAAACACGAGCTAGACGTGAGCAAGGAGAGTGAGCATGACTCAGATGAATCTTCCGACGACGACAGCGACACCGAGGAGACTAGCAAGTACATCAATGCCTCCTTCATCGCG agttattgGAAGCCTGAAGTAATGATTGCTGCTCAGGGACCCCTAAAGGAGACCATTGGAGACTTCTGGCAGAtgattttccaaagaaaagtcAAAGTCATTGTTATGCTGACAGAGCTGAAGAATGGGGACCAG GAGGCCTGTGCGCAGTACTGGGATGAGGGAAAGCAGACGTTCGGGGATGTGGAAGTTGAGCTGAAGAACACCTCCGTGTCATCGGTGTACACCCTCCGTGCCTTTGAACTGAGTCATTCCAAG AGGAAGGAGCCCCGGATGGTGTACCAGTACCAGTACAGTCACTGGAAAGCAGAAGAGCTTCCCACAGAACCCAAAGAACTGGTCTCTATGATTCAAGACCTCAAACAAAAACTGCCCAGCAGGAACTCCACGGAAGGGAGCAAGCATCACAAGGCTGTGCCTCTCTTGGTTCACTGCAG AGATGGGTCTCAGCAAACAGGAATATTCTGTGCTTTGTTGAATCTCTTGGAAAGCGCGGAAACAGAAGACGTGGTCGATGTGTTCCAAGTAGTGAAATCTCTACGCAAAGCCAGGCCAGGAATGGTCTCTACCTTT GAGCAATACCAGTTCCTGTATGACGTCATTGTGAGCACCTACCCTGCCCAGAATGGACAAGTCAAGAAGAGCTCCAACCAAGAAGATAAAGTTGAGTTTGATAATGAAGTGGACAGGGCAAAACAGGAGGCTAATTGTGTTAGTCCACTCGGTGCCCAGGGAGGAAGCAAAGAGGAGGAAGGTCTGAAACCCACCACTGGCCCTGATGGGGCAGAACATTCGGCCAACGGTCCAGCGAGCCCGGCGATGACCCAAACTGCATga